A DNA window from Mastomys coucha isolate ucsf_1 unplaced genomic scaffold, UCSF_Mcou_1 pScaffold21, whole genome shotgun sequence contains the following coding sequences:
- the LOC116100286 gene encoding pregnancy-specific glycoprotein 22-like, whose translation MEVSALLFCQGCAPWKGVLLTASLLTCWHLSTTSKVTIELLPPHVVEGEDVLFLVQNLPEDLSAFAWFKGRTNKKHGIALYAVASDIHVHSDKETLYSNGSLMIHNITQKDRGYYTLRTFNKHSETVSTTSTFLHVNLFLWNCGRFVTSSQPSIESLPPIVPEGEDVALRIHNIPENLQGFAWFKGMTVFRHLEIGRYIIDRKSSVFGPAYSGREKLGSDGSLRITNVTQKDAGLYTLRVLGTDMKSEEAHVEIQVNNPRFQCCNPTTSSKLMVEAVPRSAAEGESVLLLVHNLPEELISFTWYNAMYRVPAFKIVEYHVIRNITTWGDAYRGRDMVYANGSLLLPGVTEEDARMYTLETLNVNYTVERAHVQFYVSKPVTQPFVQIIDTTVKAQRSVTFTCVTPDIGISIRWFFNRRNLRRTERMTLSPSKCGLRISNVRSEDAGEYRCVVTNRNGDAVASHPVRWPR comes from the exons cTTCCCTTTTAACATGCTGGCACCTGTCTACCACTTCCAAAGTCACCATTGAATTATTGCCACCACACGTGGTTGAAGGGGAAGATGTTCTTTTCCTTGTCCAAAATCTGCCAGAGGATCTTTCAGCCTTTGCCTGGTTTAAAGGGAGGACAAATAAGAAACATGGAATTGCACTATATGCAGTGGCCTctgacatacatgtacacagcgATAAAGAGACATTGTATAGCAATGGATCCCTGATGATCCACAACATCACCCAGAAGGACAGAGGTTACTATACCCTACGAACCTTCAATAAACATTCAGAAACTGTATCAACAACATCCACATTCCTCCATGTGAACC TCTTCCTTTGGAACTGTGGGCGCTTTGTCACCTCGTCACAGCCCAGTATTGAATCACTGCCACCCATTGTTCCTGAAGGGGAAGATGTTGCTCTACGCATTCACAATATCCCAGAGAATCTTCAAGGCTTTGCATGGTTCAAAGGGATGACTGTCTTCAGGCACCTTGAGATTGGCCGGTACATAATAGACAGGAAGTCAAGTGTGTTTGGGCCTGCATACAGCGGTAGAGAGAAGCTGGGTAGTGATGGATCCCTGCGGATTACAAATGTCACTCAGAAAGATGCCGGATTGTACACCCTACGAGTTCTGGGTACAGATATGAAGAGTGAAGAAGCACATGTAGAAATCCAAGTTAACA ACCCCCGTTTTCAGTGCTGTAACCCTACCACCTCTTCCAAACTCATGGTTGAAGCAGTGCCCCGGTCTGCTGCTGAAGGGGAAAGTGTTCTTCTTCTGGTCCATAACCTGCCAGAAGAGCTGATATCCTTTACCTGGTACAACGCGATGTACAGGGTCCCAGCCTTTAAAATTGTAGAGTACCATGTAATCCGGAATATCACCACCTGGGGGGATGCATACAGAGGAAGAGATATGGTGTATGCTAATGGATCCCTGCTGCTCCCGGGCGTCACTGAGGAAGATGCAAGAATGTACACACTAGAAACTTTAAACGTAAACTATACAGTTGAAAGAGCACACGTGCAGTTTTATGTAAGCA AGCCTGTCACACAACCCTTTGTGCAAATCATTGATACCACAGTCAAGGCACAAAGATCTGTGACCTTCACCTGTGTTACACCTGACATTGGAATCTCTATCCGTTGGTTCTTCAATAGACGCAATCTGCGGCGTACAGAAAGGATGACACTGTCCCCATCAAAGTGTGGACTCAGAATTAGTAATGTCAGAAGTGAAGATGCTGGAGAGTACCGGTGTGTGGTCACCAACAGAAATGGTGATGCAGTGGCCAGTCACCCAGTCAGGTGGCCACGATGA